In Devosia sp. 1566, a single genomic region encodes these proteins:
- a CDS encoding polysaccharide deacetylase family protein, translated as MSLKYTAIRAMFEALWLSRLPGLVRTLSSARGVIFTLHRVLPETPPDFSPNAILQIEPAFLDYVIERLRDLGVDIVSLDEAIARLAAPAKTRPFAVLTFDDAYKDNLHYALPILERHAAPFTLYVPTALVDGTGDVWWQAIEDITAANNRIAIADEPAPRDALTTAEKQAAYDALYWRMRQMPEPDRVALLHRFAADHGFDLAAHCRELIMDWAELATIAANPLCSIGAHTVHHYELAKLPPDEAREEMQRSAEIIGTRLGTRPAHLSYPIGGPASAGEREFAAARELGFASAVTTRPGGLYPHHAQTLHALPRVSLNGLFQNRRYVDVFATGALFTWLGKIGA; from the coding sequence ATGTCGCTCAAATACACCGCCATCCGGGCCATGTTCGAGGCCTTGTGGCTGTCCCGGCTACCGGGCCTTGTGCGCACGCTGTCGAGCGCGCGGGGCGTGATCTTCACGCTCCACCGCGTCTTGCCCGAAACCCCGCCCGATTTCTCGCCCAACGCGATCCTCCAGATCGAGCCCGCCTTCCTGGACTACGTGATCGAGCGGCTGCGCGACCTCGGGGTCGACATTGTCTCCCTCGATGAGGCCATCGCGCGCCTGGCCGCCCCTGCCAAGACCCGCCCCTTTGCCGTTCTCACCTTTGACGACGCCTACAAGGACAATCTCCACTACGCGCTGCCCATCCTCGAGCGCCACGCGGCTCCTTTTACCCTTTATGTACCCACCGCCCTGGTCGATGGCACTGGCGATGTCTGGTGGCAGGCCATCGAGGACATCACCGCCGCCAATAACCGCATCGCCATCGCTGACGAGCCCGCCCCGCGCGACGCCCTGACAACAGCCGAGAAACAAGCCGCCTACGATGCACTCTACTGGCGTATGCGCCAGATGCCCGAGCCCGACCGCGTCGCGCTGCTCCATCGTTTCGCCGCCGACCACGGCTTTGATCTGGCCGCTCATTGCCGCGAACTGATCATGGATTGGGCCGAACTCGCCACGATTGCCGCCAATCCGCTCTGCAGCATCGGCGCCCACACTGTGCATCATTATGAACTCGCCAAGCTTCCCCCGGACGAGGCCCGCGAGGAAATGCAGCGCTCCGCCGAAATCATCGGCACCCGCCTCGGCACCCGCCCGGCCCATCTGTCCTATCCCATCGGCGGCCCGGCCTCGGCCGGGGAGCGCGAATTCGCCGCCGCCCGCGAACTCGGCTTTGCTTCGGCCGTCACCACCCGGCCGGGCGGGCTTTACCCGCACCACGCCCAGACGCTCCACGCGCTCCCACGCGTGTCGCTCAATGGCCTCTTCCAAAACCGTCGCTATGTGGATGTGTTTGCGACCGGGGCGCTCTTCACCTGGCTGGGCAAGATCGGTGCTTAA
- a CDS encoding DUF2842 domain-containing protein — protein sequence MTQRNRKLIGIVLLLGSIVAWLWIGTAIYLQLPPDLHPLVLIVYFLVVGMGWCLPAMAIIRWMAKPDSA from the coding sequence ATGACCCAGCGTAACCGCAAGTTGATCGGCATCGTTTTGCTGCTGGGATCCATCGTGGCCTGGTTGTGGATCGGCACGGCGATCTATCTGCAACTTCCGCCGGACCTGCATCCGCTGGTGTTGATCGTTTATTTTCTGGTGGTGGGCATGGGCTGGTGCTTGCCGGCCATGGCGATCATCCGCTGGATGGCCAAGCCCGACAGCGCTTAA
- a CDS encoding COX15/CtaA family protein produces the protein MTLVHDAALSPAISPAADRLRPVRIWLYGLAAFVLLIVVVGGITRLTESGLSITSWKPITGAIPPLTEADWLAEFEAYKQIPQYQVNNTWMSLADFKMIFFWEWFHRLLGRVLGFLFIVPFVVFLFQKRLPRTLALPLFGLFLLGGFQGALGWWMVSSGLTELTSVSQYRLAAHLTAAGVLLIALTYVPRSIDPRPVTGQVSAKHLWSAGLLLVLIMIQIAAGAFVAGLDAGMGYNTWPLMDGALVPNGLGAMQPGWRNLFENNLTVQFNHRMIAYGIVLYMVWLLWAQARAGGFAGVHRWLPRLAVIVLLQVVLGISTLLSQVQIDLAVAHQAVAFILAGAVTLYLADLLRAARSAGVQRTASPVSVGLAESMR, from the coding sequence GTGACTCTTGTCCACGATGCCGCACTGAGCCCTGCCATTTCGCCAGCCGCCGATCGCCTGCGTCCGGTGCGCATCTGGCTTTATGGCCTGGCCGCCTTTGTGTTGCTGATCGTGGTTGTGGGCGGCATCACCCGGCTAACCGAATCGGGCCTGTCCATCACCAGCTGGAAGCCGATCACCGGCGCCATTCCCCCGCTGACCGAAGCCGATTGGCTCGCAGAATTCGAAGCCTACAAGCAGATCCCGCAATATCAGGTCAACAACACCTGGATGTCGCTGGCCGACTTCAAGATGATCTTCTTTTGGGAGTGGTTCCACCGCCTGCTCGGCCGGGTGCTGGGCTTCCTCTTCATTGTGCCCTTCGTTGTTTTCCTGTTCCAGAAGCGCCTGCCGCGCACGCTGGCGCTGCCGCTGTTCGGCCTTTTCCTGCTCGGTGGTTTTCAGGGCGCGCTGGGCTGGTGGATGGTGTCTTCGGGGCTGACGGAACTCACCTCGGTGTCGCAATACCGCCTCGCCGCTCACCTCACGGCTGCCGGCGTACTGCTGATCGCACTGACCTATGTGCCCCGCTCCATCGATCCAAGGCCGGTAACGGGGCAGGTGAGTGCCAAGCACCTCTGGAGCGCCGGGCTGCTTCTTGTTCTCATCATGATCCAGATCGCGGCCGGCGCCTTTGTTGCCGGGCTTGATGCCGGCATGGGCTATAATACTTGGCCTCTCATGGACGGTGCCCTTGTTCCCAACGGCCTTGGGGCCATGCAGCCGGGCTGGCGCAATCTTTTCGAGAACAACCTGACCGTTCAGTTCAACCACCGCATGATCGCCTACGGCATCGTGCTGTATATGGTCTGGCTGCTTTGGGCGCAGGCGAGGGCAGGGGGCTTTGCCGGCGTTCACCGCTGGCTGCCGCGCCTCGCTGTGATCGTGCTGCTCCAGGTAGTCCTGGGCATTTCCACCCTCCTGTCCCAGGTGCAGATCGACCTTGCCGTGGCCCACCAGGCCGTGGCCTTCATCCTCGCCGGCGCGGTAACGCTATACTTGGCCGATCTGCTACGCGCCGCGCGCTCAGCTGGCGTCCAGCGCACGGCTTCCCCCGTCTCAGTCGGCCTTGCAGAATCGATGCGGTAA
- the rplM gene encoding 50S ribosomal protein L13 — MTTYSAKPSEIDKKWLLIDAEGLVVGRLASIIASRLRGKHKPTFTPHMDMGDNIIVINADKVKLTGRKLDQHRFYWHTGYPGGIKDRTARELLEGRFPERVLENAVRRMMPGGPLTRAQLKNLRVYSGAEHPHEAQAPEQLDVAAMNSKNVRAK; from the coding sequence ATGACCACTTACTCGGCAAAACCGAGCGAGATCGACAAGAAGTGGCTCCTGATCGACGCCGAAGGGCTGGTCGTCGGCCGCCTCGCGTCAATCATCGCTTCGCGTCTGCGCGGCAAGCACAAGCCCACTTTCACGCCTCACATGGACATGGGTGACAACATCATCGTCATCAATGCCGACAAGGTGAAGCTGACCGGCCGCAAGCTCGATCAGCACCGCTTTTACTGGCACACCGGCTACCCCGGCGGCATCAAGGACCGGACTGCCCGCGAGCTGCTGGAAGGCCGCTTCCCCGAGCGCGTTCTGGAAAACGCCGTGCGCCGCATGATGCCTGGTGGCCCGCTGACCCGCGCCCAGCTCAAGAATCTGCGCGTCTATTCGGGTGCCGAGCATCCCCACGAGGCTCAGGCTCCCGAGCAGCTCGATGTTGCCGCGATGAACTCCAAGAATGTGAGGGCTAAGTAA
- the rpsI gene encoding 30S ribosomal protein S9: MAETINSLEDLGTSTVAPAVNTAPVHVQKLDAQGRAYATGKRKNAVARVWIKPGKGNLVINGREFAAYFARPVLQLIVKQPIVATERTDQYDVTVTVAGGGLSGQAGAVRHGISKALNFFEPDLRPVLKKGGFLTRDARVVERKKYGKAKARKSFQFSKR, encoded by the coding sequence ATGGCCGAGACCATCAACTCTCTTGAAGACCTTGGCACTTCCACTGTTGCCCCGGCCGTCAACACCGCTCCCGTCCATGTCCAGAAGCTCGACGCGCAGGGCCGCGCCTATGCCACCGGCAAGCGCAAGAACGCCGTTGCACGCGTCTGGATCAAGCCGGGCAAGGGCAATCTGGTGATCAATGGCCGCGAATTCGCTGCCTATTTCGCTCGTCCCGTGCTGCAGCTCATCGTCAAGCAGCCCATCGTCGCGACCGAACGCACCGACCAGTATGACGTCACCGTCACTGTTGCCGGCGGCGGTCTGTCCGGCCAGGCCGGTGCCGTTCGTCACGGCATCTCCAAGGCCCTCAACTTCTTCGAGCCGGACCTGCGTCCCGTGCTCAAGAAGGGCGGCTTCCTGACCCGCGACGCCCGCGTCGTCGAGCGCAAGAAGTACGGCAAGGCCAAGGCCCGCAAGTCCTTCCAGTTCTCCAAGCGCTAA
- a CDS encoding SdpI family protein, with amino-acid sequence MPSLVTRFHLLLFGVTLAIAGVALIHVPEGYVFVAHWQGSTADWAWPRDIALAVPPMVELALMGGFWLLGRRLSNKQLADTRHILDPALTLALAIATACQFALLMQGVGSDLDFFRATAFVLAGVLLVLAAVLFEAERHTYRGLRLPWPIASERAWRLVHRLTGLSCAALACLLIWLGWMDAGAGPLVLAMGASLLAVPLLGATLSALTRRL; translated from the coding sequence ATGCCCAGCCTCGTTACCCGCTTCCACCTGCTTTTGTTTGGCGTCACCCTGGCCATCGCCGGGGTCGCCCTCATCCATGTGCCCGAGGGCTATGTCTTTGTGGCCCATTGGCAGGGCAGCACCGCCGATTGGGCCTGGCCGCGCGACATTGCCCTGGCGGTCCCCCCGATGGTTGAACTGGCGCTGATGGGCGGCTTCTGGCTGCTCGGTCGTCGCCTGTCCAATAAGCAATTGGCCGATACCCGCCACATCCTCGATCCCGCCCTGACCCTCGCGCTTGCCATTGCCACGGCATGCCAGTTCGCCCTTCTGATGCAGGGTGTCGGCTCCGATCTCGACTTTTTCCGCGCCACCGCCTTTGTGCTGGCTGGCGTCCTCCTCGTGCTGGCCGCAGTGCTGTTTGAGGCTGAGCGCCACACCTATCGCGGCTTGCGCCTGCCTTGGCCGATCGCCTCCGAACGCGCCTGGCGCCTCGTCCACCGCCTGACCGGCCTGTCCTGCGCAGCCTTGGCCTGCCTCCTGATCTGGCTCGGCTGGATGGATGCCGGGGCCGGCCCACTGGTTCTGGCCATGGGCGCGAGCCTGCTGGCCGTTCCCCTGCTGGGCGCGACCCTCAGTGCACTGACGCGCCGCCTGTAA
- a CDS encoding glycosyltransferase: MKRIALVTIGTQGDVQPYLALAIALQERGYETVLGASEEFKDLIESRGVEFHSLGPSIQAFLQQSRFENAMSQSMLINAPALLRQGQQIVDTAARHAWNMCQGCDAIIINMNTSFGIDIAEALKIPAIMTALQPLNSTSEFPLCMYYVGNDLGPALNKLSYTAATVQQAYWNLPRNKLRRELMGLDARLMGGLFTNTEGTPLTTLYAYSEAVSPRPRDWPKTALVTGYWQLKTHDDWHPSPEFQRFLAAGDAPVYIGFGSMPFGAERNTQILKEAVRLWGGRAVVARGWGGIDPSDLPDSIFAFEKAPHDKLFRYVSGVVHHGGAGTTSAGLHLGRPTFVVPQAIDQPYWGRRVYEMGCGPKPVRLRKLTAEILAAALQDLSTNETYRRNAGEIAELLQAEDGTGKAIDVIEGVMANYKPVRTKPRRPALKLVG; this comes from the coding sequence TTGAAGCGCATAGCCTTGGTGACGATTGGAACGCAAGGCGACGTTCAACCTTACCTGGCCCTCGCAATCGCCCTGCAGGAGCGCGGTTACGAGACGGTGCTTGGGGCTTCCGAAGAGTTCAAGGACCTGATCGAAAGCCGGGGCGTCGAATTCCATTCCCTCGGACCCTCCATCCAGGCATTTTTGCAGCAATCGCGGTTCGAGAACGCGATGAGCCAATCCATGCTGATCAATGCGCCCGCGCTGTTGCGCCAGGGCCAGCAGATCGTGGATACGGCGGCGCGCCACGCCTGGAATATGTGCCAGGGGTGCGACGCGATCATCATTAACATGAATACCAGCTTTGGCATCGACATTGCCGAAGCGCTCAAGATTCCCGCGATCATGACGGCGCTGCAGCCGCTCAACTCGACCAGCGAGTTTCCGCTCTGCATGTATTATGTGGGCAATGATCTGGGGCCGGCGCTCAACAAGCTGTCCTATACGGCGGCGACCGTGCAGCAGGCCTATTGGAACCTGCCGCGCAACAAGCTGCGGCGCGAGCTGATGGGGCTAGATGCGCGGCTGATGGGCGGGCTGTTCACCAATACCGAGGGCACGCCGCTGACGACGCTTTATGCCTATTCGGAAGCTGTATCGCCGCGGCCGCGCGACTGGCCCAAGACCGCGCTGGTGACGGGCTATTGGCAGCTCAAGACGCATGATGACTGGCACCCCTCCCCCGAGTTCCAGCGGTTCCTGGCTGCCGGGGATGCGCCGGTTTATATCGGCTTTGGCTCCATGCCCTTCGGGGCGGAGCGCAATACGCAGATTTTGAAAGAGGCCGTGCGGCTGTGGGGCGGCCGGGCGGTGGTGGCGCGCGGCTGGGGCGGGATCGATCCGTCCGATTTGCCCGACAGCATCTTTGCCTTCGAAAAGGCGCCGCATGACAAGCTGTTCCGCTATGTCAGCGGGGTGGTGCATCACGGTGGGGCGGGCACAACCTCGGCGGGGCTGCATCTGGGGCGGCCGACCTTTGTGGTGCCACAGGCGATCGACCAGCCTTATTGGGGGCGGCGCGTGTATGAGATGGGCTGCGGGCCCAAGCCGGTGCGGTTGCGCAAGCTGACCGCCGAGATATTGGCGGCCGCGCTGCAGGACCTCAGCACCAACGAGACCTATCGGCGCAATGCCGGCGAGATCGCCGAATTGCTGCAGGCCGAGGACGGCACGGGCAAGGCGATCGACGTGATCGAAGGCGTGATGGCCAATTACAAGCCGGTGCGCACCAAGCCGCGGCGCCCGGCGCTCAAGCTCGTGGGCTGA
- a CDS encoding LL-diaminopimelate aminotransferase has product MSEDFHRIRRLPPYVFAHIDPIKAKARADGVDIIDLGMGNPDMPTPEHIVNKLQEVVKDPRTHRYSTSRGIPGLRKAQASYYGRRFGVKLNPDTQVVATLGSKEGFANMASAITAPGDVVLVPNPTYPIHSFGFIMAGGVVRSMPADPNEDFMRSLDRAVRHSIPKPIALVLNYPANPTAYTASLDFYAEVVKYCRANDIFILSDLAYSEIYFDEKDPPPSVLQIPGAIDISVEFTSMSKTYSMPGWRVGFAVGNERLIAALARVKSYLDYGAFTPIQVAATAALNGSDEVIEEVRKIYKARRDVMVESFARAGWDIPVPKATMFAWAPIPAQYAHMGSLEFAKMLIQETGVAVAPGVGFGEYGDQYIRLAFVENEQRIRQAARNIKKLLGTKTGTGNVVPLTA; this is encoded by the coding sequence ATGAGCGAAGATTTCCACCGCATCCGCCGTCTCCCGCCCTATGTTTTTGCCCATATCGACCCGATCAAGGCCAAGGCGCGCGCCGATGGCGTCGACATCATCGATCTGGGCATGGGCAATCCCGATATGCCCACCCCCGAGCACATCGTGAACAAGCTCCAGGAAGTGGTGAAGGACCCGCGCACCCATCGCTATTCTACCTCCCGTGGCATTCCGGGGCTGCGCAAGGCGCAGGCGAGCTATTATGGCCGCCGTTTTGGCGTCAAGCTCAACCCCGATACCCAAGTAGTCGCCACCCTTGGCTCCAAGGAAGGCTTTGCCAATATGGCTTCGGCCATCACCGCCCCGGGCGATGTGGTGCTGGTGCCCAATCCCACCTATCCCATCCATTCCTTTGGCTTCATCATGGCCGGCGGCGTCGTGCGCTCCATGCCCGCCGATCCCAATGAAGATTTCATGCGCTCGCTCGATCGCGCCGTGCGCCACTCCATCCCCAAGCCCATCGCGCTGGTCTTGAACTATCCCGCCAACCCGACCGCCTATACGGCCTCGCTCGATTTCTATGCCGAAGTGGTCAAGTACTGCCGCGCCAACGACATCTTCATCCTGTCCGATCTCGCCTATTCGGAGATCTATTTCGACGAGAAGGACCCGCCGCCTTCCGTGCTGCAGATCCCGGGAGCCATCGACATCTCGGTCGAGTTCACCTCCATGAGCAAGACCTATTCCATGCCCGGCTGGCGCGTCGGTTTCGCCGTCGGCAATGAGCGCCTGATTGCCGCCCTTGCGCGCGTCAAATCCTATCTCGATTATGGCGCCTTCACCCCCATCCAGGTCGCCGCCACTGCCGCCCTCAATGGCTCCGATGAAGTGATCGAGGAAGTGCGCAAGATCTACAAGGCGCGCCGCGACGTCATGGTGGAAAGCTTTGCCCGCGCCGGCTGGGACATCCCGGTCCCCAAGGCCACCATGTTCGCCTGGGCCCCCATTCCCGCCCAGTACGCCCATATGGGCTCGCTGGAATTCGCCAAGATGCTGATCCAGGAGACCGGCGTCGCCGTCGCCCCTGGCGTCGGCTTTGGCGAATATGGCGATCAGTATATCCGCCTGGCATTCGTCGAAAACGAACAACGCATCCGCCAGGCCGCCCGCAACATCAAAAAGCTCCTCGGCACCAAAACCGGCACCGGCAACGTCGTCCCCCTGACCGCCTGA
- a CDS encoding ATP F0F1 synthase subunit B (Produces ATP from ADP in the presence of a proton gradient across the membrane. Subunit B is part of the membrane proton channel.), whose product MEWMDNSFWATVALVLFFAVAAYFGIPKTIAKLLDGRIRQIADELEAAKRLREEAAALLVEYEQKRVAAESEAESIIATAREDAVRLTNEAQASLAELVARRTKTVEDKIAQAEAQAIAEVRARSADVAIEAARVVLTDEMNNRGGQVVDRAIADVGSRLN is encoded by the coding sequence ATGGAATGGATGGATAACAGCTTCTGGGCCACCGTCGCGCTGGTTCTGTTTTTTGCCGTGGCTGCCTATTTCGGCATTCCCAAAACCATTGCCAAACTACTCGACGGCCGGATCCGGCAGATCGCCGATGAGCTGGAAGCAGCCAAGCGGTTGCGCGAAGAAGCCGCCGCATTGTTGGTGGAATATGAGCAAAAGCGTGTTGCGGCCGAAAGCGAAGCGGAGAGCATCATCGCCACCGCTCGGGAAGACGCCGTGCGCCTGACCAATGAAGCCCAGGCCTCGCTGGCTGAACTTGTCGCCCGCCGCACCAAGACGGTGGAAGACAAGATCGCTCAGGCAGAGGCCCAGGCCATTGCCGAAGTGCGCGCCCGCTCCGCCGATGTTGCCATTGAGGCTGCGCGCGTGGTGCTCACCGACGAGATGAACAATCGCGGCGGCCAGGTGGTCGACCGGGCAATTGCCGATGTGGGTTCGCGGTTGAACTAA
- a CDS encoding ATP F0F1 synthase subunit B (Produces ATP from ADP in the presence of a proton gradient across the membrane. Subunit B' is part of the membrane proton channel.), with amino-acid sequence MATQAFAQEAETPSEQNLDTVIDVPHGEPVEGATGHDPAAEHHGTEVGADAHDTGVFPPFDPATFPSQLLWLAITFAALYLLMSKLALPRLGSIIDERKARLDADLAAADASRQKTDAAIAAYEAALAAAKSKAQGIATETRESIQTELAAKRQAVEADLAGRMTSAEARIAQTKAAALTQVDDIAAETAQTIVAQLVGEVSPESVRAAVAKVGKE; translated from the coding sequence ATGGCCACGCAAGCCTTCGCCCAAGAGGCGGAAACACCGAGCGAGCAAAACCTCGACACGGTTATTGATGTCCCCCATGGGGAGCCTGTGGAAGGCGCCACGGGGCATGACCCCGCTGCCGAACACCACGGCACCGAAGTGGGCGCCGATGCCCATGACACCGGCGTGTTCCCGCCCTTCGACCCCGCAACATTCCCCTCACAGCTGTTGTGGCTGGCGATCACCTTCGCTGCGCTCTACCTGCTGATGAGCAAGCTGGCCCTGCCCCGCCTCGGTTCGATCATCGACGAGCGCAAGGCACGGCTGGATGCCGACCTGGCTGCCGCCGATGCGAGCCGCCAGAAAACCGATGCCGCCATCGCTGCCTATGAGGCGGCACTTGCCGCCGCCAAGAGCAAGGCGCAGGGCATTGCCACCGAAACGCGCGAATCCATCCAGACCGAACTGGCCGCCAAGCGCCAGGCCGTGGAAGCGGACCTTGCCGGTCGCATGACTTCGGCGGAAGCCCGCATCGCCCAGACCAAGGCAGCCGCCCTCACCCAGGTCGACGATATCGCCGCCGAAACGGCGCAGACCATCGTCGCCCAGCTCGTGGGCGAAGTTTCGCCTGAAAGCGTTCGCGCTGCAGTCGCCAAAGTTGGCAAGGAGTAA
- a CDS encoding F0F1 ATP synthase subunit C: protein MDAEAAKFIGAGIATLGMAGAALGVSSIFSNFLTGALRNPSAAPSQVGNLIFGFAVTEALGIFSFLVALILLFVA, encoded by the coding sequence ATGGACGCTGAAGCCGCAAAGTTCATCGGCGCTGGTATTGCAACCCTCGGTATGGCCGGCGCTGCCCTTGGCGTGTCATCCATCTTCTCGAACTTCCTGACGGGCGCACTGCGCAATCCGTCCGCTGCTCCTTCGCAGGTCGGTAACCTGATCTTCGGTTTCGCCGTGACCGAAGCACTGGGCATCTTCTCGTTCCTGGTCGCCCTGATCCTGCTGTTCGTCGCCTAA
- a CDS encoding F0F1 ATP synthase subunit A, whose product MAGTDPIHQFVIEDIFPIATIGGDGTPGSGLNIAFTNSSLYMVLAVVVITGFLLLATSRRSIIPGRLQLVAEMGYEFIANMLKSSAGTEGMRFFPFVFSLFAFVLVGNLFGMIPYAFTFTSHIIVTFALAMLVISVVFIYGVMRHGLKFFKLFAPAGIPTPILFIVVPIEIVSFLSRPISLSVRLFGNILAGHITLKVFTGFVVTLGAAGFLGWMGAILPLFMGVALTALEFLVAAVQAYVFAVLTSMYLNDAVHPSH is encoded by the coding sequence TTGGCCGGTACTGATCCGATCCACCAGTTTGTCATCGAAGACATTTTTCCCATTGCCACGATTGGTGGCGATGGCACCCCCGGCTCGGGGCTGAATATCGCCTTCACCAACTCCTCGCTTTATATGGTGCTGGCAGTGGTGGTGATCACGGGCTTTTTGCTGCTGGCAACGAGCCGGCGCAGCATCATTCCCGGCCGGCTGCAGCTGGTGGCGGAAATGGGCTATGAGTTCATAGCCAATATGCTCAAGAGTTCGGCCGGCACCGAAGGCATGCGCTTCTTCCCCTTCGTGTTCTCGCTGTTTGCCTTCGTTCTGGTGGGCAACCTGTTCGGCATGATCCCCTATGCCTTCACCTTTACCAGCCACATCATCGTGACCTTCGCGCTCGCCATGCTGGTGATCAGCGTGGTGTTCATCTATGGCGTGATGCGCCATGGCCTCAAGTTCTTCAAGCTGTTCGCCCCCGCCGGCATCCCGACCCCGATCCTTTTCATCGTCGTGCCGATCGAAATCGTGTCGTTCCTGTCGCGTCCGATCAGCCTGTCGGTTCGTTTGTTCGGCAATATCCTGGCTGGACACATCACGCTTAAAGTGTTCACCGGCTTTGTGGTGACGCTGGGTGCTGCCGGGTTCCTTGGCTGGATGGGCGCCATCCTGCCGCTCTTCATGGGCGTTGCCCTGACAGCACTCGAATTCCTCGTGGCAGCAGTGCAGGCCTATGTGTTTGCAGTGTTGACTTCGATGTATCTCAACGACGCGGTTCACCCTTCACACTAG
- a CDS encoding AtpZ/AtpI family protein, translating into MQEPQDTEGRPSAAGVTRDLALRIAQARREREREDNRASQDHSRQMSGLARGMRIGTEFVAAIMVGTGLGYLIDLGLGSSPWGMLILLLVGFAAGVFNVIRVVTEMNAASPPPPGSDMGPEPDEEERID; encoded by the coding sequence ATGCAAGAGCCGCAAGATACCGAAGGTCGGCCCAGTGCTGCAGGGGTAACGCGCGATCTGGCATTGCGCATTGCCCAGGCCAGGCGGGAACGGGAGCGCGAGGACAACAGAGCCTCGCAGGACCATTCCAGGCAGATGAGCGGACTGGCGCGCGGCATGCGCATCGGCACCGAATTCGTCGCCGCCATCATGGTTGGTACAGGTCTTGGCTACCTGATCGACTTGGGATTGGGTTCAAGCCCCTGGGGCATGCTGATCCTGCTGTTGGTGGGCTTTGCTGCCGGAGTATTCAATGTCATCCGCGTGGTGACGGAAATGAACGCCGCTTCACCGCCTCCGCCGGGCTCCGATATGGGGCCCGAGCCGGATGAGGAAGAGCGGATCGATTAG